tggacgcatcatctggttggtctcatacactgaccttaaggatcctgtagcacgatgttgcagcacaatctcccgtgtatattccgtgctaccggtgatatcgtctcaaacacacatgacctatctcacctgcagtcggtgcgttgttccagcactggtcaatacctggtatacgtgaaaggagacaaaggcgcagctcatcgcgaaaagacatgcgttcatatgtatgactgaacatccgagttaggagattgcgagtgataaatactcgctgcaggacagacaatatcgattatgtccaccaccaactactggtgcttgaatgttttgtaaagttaagttaagatcgaagtagtataactgagtgttgcatgacaaatatcccggaagcacagtcAATGCaatggcaaagtgttccttagatgctttagttgtaaattccaccacgtgcagcttctctaagctggcgcacgtatgaatgtagctccattttgaagagttcagatacagtggtaactggagttggtggtgatatagccggttccgatattgtattcgaagatggtgatggccctggcggactatttgaagaagatgattaggggcggcccagcggcggatcaaacggtaggcggagtaggccccttctaaCTGCGCTTTttgccttgtctcatttcaagtcccctcaatgttccccttccctcctgtatcgtttttaaaattagaggccccaactataattccgccctgggcctccaaggggattgatcctccactgtttcCTCTGTCGCTGGTCAAagctcttccttttcttcataATCTTCACCTCAATCGTCTTTTCCCTCTATCCTTTCACTTGCCATATTATGCCATACCTTCTGCATTTTTATGATGAATCGAATATGAATCTACTTTGTAAAGTTTGTTATTTAATATCCTACTTTAGTCCATTTAGTCCATTGTTGTCCTGCTCTTTAGAAGTTAAGCATATCGTAATATAGCTTTTTAGATAGTTTGTTTTTAGTCTTGGGGCGGACgctaaaataataaatcaaatcaaccaTGGTACGCAGGAAGTCAAACAATAATCCGAAATGGCAGACCTAGACCGCAAACCGCttggggttgttgttgttgataaaGAAGATGATCAGCAACACAATTGCTCCCTCATATCGCGTCGAAAGAGGTagagagaaagaaggaaaattgttcaataaaAAACCAGTCACACGGCAGGGCTCGCATCGAGACCTAGTTTTTAATACGGAGAAAATTACTTGGAATTGAAATAGTCGTGCCGTTGCACCAAATTTGAAATATGATCAGATTGCCCGATTGAAATCATTAGCTTCATTAATTATTAAAGTGTAATCAAAACCATGCAGATGAAAACAAATCATCCCCAAAAACCCCTGCAGTCTACTGATAGGATGTGTTCGCTCGGTAAGATAACGATGCGCGGAAATGGTGCGTTTGGTACGGTTCAATTCGGCTTCCTCACACACAGTGCCGTTTGCTAGCAGTGACCGAAAACACCAGATGGATCTGTACTACCATATCCGTTCAGCACCCTGCCAACCGGTGGCGTTTCTGCTCAAACATATGGGCCTGGAGGTGAATCACAAGGTGACGAGCATATACGATCCGACGGATTTCGAGGCGCTGAAGAAGGTACGTACGCCAACGGCCAATCGGTCAATCAAGCAACGCAGTGCAAGTAAAGCGCATGTGGTACGTGTACGTGTCGCACCTAGGTTAATCCGCAGCACACCATTCCTACACTGGTGGACAATGGGCATGTGGTTTACGAGTCGTACGCCATCCTGATCTATCTGGCGGAGAAGTACGGGCTGGACGATAGTCTCTATCCGAAGGATCACGCTGAGCGTTCGGTTGTCCACCAGCGTCTGTTCTTCGATAGCGGATCGTTCCAGGGCAGCTCGCTACAAGCGTTGAATCAGCACACGAGGCAAAACCCGATTCCGGAGGAGAACCTGGCGAAGGTTAAGCGTGCGCTGGAGGTTGTGGAGATGTATCTCACCGATGCACCGTACGTCGCGGGACAAAAGTTGACGATTGCCGATTTCCCCATCTTTGTGAGCGTTTGCTCGCTGGATACGATAACGTATGATCTGACGCCCTATCCGAACGTCATGCGCTGGTTCAACACGATGGGAACGCATATTCCGGACCTGGAGACGATGCGTGCTCAGGCCAAGGCTGATCTCGAAGCTCTGCTAGCGCCAAAGAACAACTAAACCTCGAATGAACGAGATCGCGAATCCGTTTATCGAGTGATCGATTTTTGAATAAAGCTATCTCGATATGTAGGTGTATACAGTGTGTCCTTTATATTCGTCCGGCAATGGTTGCCGTAGGTGTTTATGACGCTTGACACAAGGCACAGTGACTTGCATCGCGATGGTCAAACGTGCACGATAGGTTGATAAGATACGCAGGGGACAGCATAACAATGTACAGAACTACTTCGCTTCTCTGCGCCACGGTCCACCGCCATCGTCAAGCGATAAGCGTTGGCACGCTTGGGCACATTTATTGACTTCACGCTTACGCGGCACAGAAGCCGAAAGTCGAACAATGTTTATCGCGCTACTCCGCTTCCCAGACGCTGGATGAGAGGCACCCAGCGGGACCCTAATCTCCCGTAGACATTTGTGACGACTCATCCGATTTTGCTTCATCCACCGGCGGGGTGGCAATTGGCGCAACAGCTTTCGGACACTCACGTGCGCGTGGCTTCGGTGGCGTCTGCAGCTCGGTGtagtgttggttttgttgcgCATTATTACGCTGGTCATCCTTCGGCTGCTGTTGCACTCTGCTCTGTGGTTGCTGCTCATTGCACAGTTGCTCCTGTTCGCCGGCTCGCATAGCACGAAATCGCTCCAGGAAGGTTTGCGTCTTCTGGGTAGCTTCCTTCGTGATCTCGGTGTAGCCTACGAGTTCGCGCTTGCACCGCTCATACCAGCGGTGCACATTCGGGTAGACGGTGAAGTCGAAGTTCAGCAAACCATCCAGTGCGGCTACCGTGACGGCGATGGCAAAATCGGCCACCGTTATATGGTCCCCGGCCGTCCAGTGGCTGCCGCGCAGGAAACTGTCCAGCACGCCAACCGCATCCTGTATCTTCTTGAAGTCCTCCAGCTTGCCTTCGCCCCCCATCAGGATGGGATGGTAGTACGTGGTAACGCTGCGCATCAGCGTCCCAATGTCGTAGAACAGCCGCTGGTTTACCTTGGCGCGCAGTGCAATGTCCTTCGGGTAGAGAGTCTCGTCCGTGCCGTATTTTTCCGCCAGATAGATAAGGATAGCGCTCGATTCCCACACCACAACGTCACCATCGACCAGGGTGGGAATGTAGTGTTGTGGGTTTAGCtagcaagcaacaacaaaaaaacagtcatCCACATTACTACGCTTTGCCCCGAAATTCGCCTTCAAGGATGATGTTACCTTCAGAAACTCCGGCTTGCAGTGCTCCCGCTTCAGCACATCCAGCTCGATGAGGTTCAGCTCCAATTTCAACCATTTCGCAAACAACAGCACCACCCGACACGGAGGCGATATTATGTTGTAGTACAGATCGAGTGGCATAGTCGTGGATTGGCTTTCGCTTTCAGGTACGCTGTGGCAACAACTGATAAAGTTCCCACCGGCGGGGACCCGCGCAAGGCGCAATGGTGAACCATCTCTCGCGTTTGTCATCTTTCGTTCGGCCATCTTATCTAATCGTGCGTAATCGGGCACGGTACGTTTATCAACCGACTGCTCGGGGCCCGGGCCGTGGACACAGGCAGTAAGCAAACCATCTAGTGGTGGTATTATTCTTTGTTGTCGTTGGTGTCCGACTCATGAAGTGGACGAATGAGCGCACTGTTCGGATGGTAGCGTGTGTGAGACTTGGTTGCACTGGGACGCATTTATTCTCGATTCTCCGGATTTTATTGTGCCACAACTATACGTCAGTACGTAACGATTATTTCTTGTCCGCGTTAAATGTTGCTCGGAACAGGGTGGCACCTTCGAAGCAAATGTCATGGTATCCCGCGACGGATTCCTTCAGCTGTGCGTACCAGCGTTGAATGTTTGCGTACTTGCTAAAGTCATACTCGCAAGCCACATGGATCGTTGTGATGCTCGCCAGTAGGCTCAAATCTGCCACCGTTAGCTTATCACCCGCTGCGAATGCTGTCTTGTCGaggaaaatttccaaaaactcgAGTGCTTCCTCCAGCTTCACAACATCTTCCGAATTTAGCTCTTTTCCCTCCATCATGACCGGGTAGAAGGCCTTCGAGAACCGCTGGTACAGTGTTCCCATGTCAAAGTACAGGCGCTGGTTTACCAACGCGCGCTTTTTCGGATCTTTCGGATAGAGGGCATCGTTTTTGCCATACTTTTCGCACAGGTACGTCAAGATCGCTCTCGATTCCCACAGCACAAAGTCATTGTCGACAAGCGTTGGGATGACGTGTTGCGGGTTAATCTGTGGGGAAGATCAATGGAAGCAAGTTACGACACCAATTTTTCGGTACTCGGCTCGCCTGATTAGAACAGCTGGATACACACCTTCAGGAATTCTGGCTTCAGATGCTCCCCGCTCATTAGATCAAGTTCCTTCAGATTCAAATGAAGACCGAGGGCTTTTGCTGTTAAACGAACGGActggcacggagccgacaacGGAAGATGATAGAAATCCATACCGTGAAGACGTTTGCGACCGCAGCACACGGAAAGTACCTAATCACTTGTGGCAGCAACGGAATGACAGTGCCACTTGAGCGTTGGctacaaatttattttatgaatCCAACCGTTATCAGCGCTATCGTTTGGTTGCGTCATCAACTAGTATTGCCTATACCGCCGGTAGGGTAGCATAATCATTCCTTGCAGTTATAGTGGTTTAAACTGTGCTTCGTGGGATGACATCACGCCATGGTCCATATTTAGAAAATGTGATGCGAGCGATATGATCGAAATGTACCCCCCACGGGTACATATATCAGTGACAATATATTAAGAAATTATTCTCAACGCATTGCAAATGCATTAACCCGTTCTTTTCCCATCACGTGAGAGTCGGTGTCCTTCAAAGATAGTGACATTATCAGTTTTATATGGAAAATTACAATGGTTTCTTAGAAACTCATCCTTTGCATACTATCTGATTTATGTTAGTAAAATGTTGGTTTGTAGTGTTATGTTTGTAATTCGGCAGCTCTACAAACCCAAGCAATACAAACTCTGCTGGGTTCAAGATCGAGAAAGTTATCAtttatgcatttatttttatcgctttttcctttattacttttttaagattcaaaacaaaatactcCAAATTGTAAACATGGTGAAAACGCATCTATACTAAAACAAAGTTTTCGAGcaactgtttaaaaaaaatactcgtTAAAATAACTTACCATGTCTGAATAAAAACGTTTGATATTTGTTAAACACGTGGTGCGAACCGTGcaacaaatatttcaatgttttgaaatatttcagtatttctcccttttttttaaataatcaattttgACAACCACGAGGCACCCTGTGCGGATGGCCTGTCAAACCAATGTCAACGGTTTTCTGGCGTtgttgtaaacaaatcatCGTAAATAAATCCCTACAACGCTGCGGGGGTGGTTCTGTGCAAAACTATTTTAACGCTCATATTACGCCCTATACCGATCTGTTTTTTAATGTAACACATTTTGCCCTGATTGTCCAAGCATGGGTGGATGTCGATGTACGTTTCGTGAATGTGAAAATGCAACTTCCATACGGAAGGAGTTGCACTACTTTCGGTTCCCCATTCGTGATCCGGAACGGATGCAGATATGGGTAAAGAACGCTAACCGTAAAGAATTTCTGGCTCTACCGAAAGACAAAGTTTGCAACAAGGTCGTGTGTCAGGAACACTTTGAGCGTAAAATGTTCATGAATGAACTGTGTGATCGCCTGACGAAACTGGCAATACCTCGGTTGATGCCGAAACCGGACGGCACTATATTGAATGTGGAAACGGGGGTAGAATGAAATGGACGAATGAGCGCACTGTACGGTTGGTAACGTGTGTGAGACTTGGTTGCACTGGGACGCATTTATTCTCGATTCACTGGATTTTATTGTGCCACAACTATACAACTCAGTACGTAACGATTATTTCTTGTTCGCGTTGAATGTTGCTCGGGACAGAGTGGCACTTTCGAAGCAAATTTCATGGTATCCCGCGACGGATTCCTTCAGCTGTGCGTACCAGCGTTGAATGTTTGTGTACTTGCTAAAGTCATACTCGCAAGCCACATGGATCGTTGTGATGCTCGCCAGTAGGCTCAAATCTGCCACCGTTAGCTTATCACCCGCTGCGAATGCTGTCTTGTCGaggaaaatttccaaaaactcgAGTGCTTCCTCCAGCTTCACCGCATCTTCTGCACTTAGCTCTTTTCCCTCCATCATGACCGGGTATAAAGCCTTCGAGAACCGCTGATACAGTGTTCCCATGTCAAAGTACAGGCGCTGGTTTACCAACGCGCGTTTTTTCGGATCTTTCGGATAGAGGGCATCGTTTTTGCCATACTTTTCGCACAGGTACGTCATGATCGCTCTCGATTCCCACAGTACAAAGTCATTGTCGACAAGCGTTGGGATGACGTGATGCGGGTTAATCTGTGGGGAAGATCAATGGTAGCAAGTTACGACACCAATTTTTCGGTACTCGGCTCGGCTGATTAGAACAGTTGCATACGCACCTTCAGGAATTCTGGCTTCAGATGCTCCCCCCTCATTAGATCAAGCTCCTTCAGATTCAAATGAAGGCCGAGGGCTTTTGCTGTTAAACGAACGGACTGGCACGGAACCGACATGGGAAGATGATAGAAATCCATACCGTGAAGACGTTTGCGACCGCAGCACACGGAAAGTACCTCATAACTTGTGGTAGTATCGGAATGACAGTGCCACTTGAGCGTTGGCTACAAATTGATTGTTATCAGCATTGTTTAACCGTTATCAGCGCTATCGTTTGGTTGCGTCATCAACTGGTATTGCCTATACCGCCGGTGAGATATCATAATCATTCTTTTCAGTTATGGTGGTTTAAACTATGCTTCGTGGGATGACATCCATGCCATGGTCCATATTTAGAAAATATGATGCGAGCGATATGATCGAAATGTACCCGTGGGAGTGACAATATATCAAGGAATTATTCTCAACGAATTGCAAATGCATTCACCCGTTCTTTTCCCATCACGTGAGAATCGGTGTCCTTCAAAGATATTGacattattataaaattaatcaCATTACAGAGGTTTCTTAGGAACTCATCCTTTGCATACAATCTGATTTATGTTAGTAAAATGTTGGTTTATATCAATTatcaaatttttatttgtattgattttattcGTTATCACTTTTTTAggattcaaaacaaaatactcCAAATTGTAAACATGATGAAAATGCATCTATACTAAAACAAAGTTTTCGAGcaactgtttaaaaaaatacttgttAAAATAACTTACCATGTCTGAATAAAAACGTTTGATATTTGTTAAACACGTGGTGCGAACCGtgtaacaaatatttcaatgttttgaaatatttcagtatttctccctttttttgaaATAATCAATTTTGACAACCACGAGGCACCCTGTGCGGATGGCCTGTCAAACCAATGTCAACGGTTTTCTGGCGTtgttgtaaacaaatcatCGTAAATAAATCCCTACAACGCTGCGGGGGTGGTTCTGTGCAAAACTATTTTAACGCTCATATCAGGTCCTATACCGATCTGTTTTTTAATGTAACACATTTTGCCCTGATTGTCCAAGCATGGGTGGATGTCGATGTACGTTTCGTGAATGTGGAAATGCAACTTCCATACGGAAGGAGTTGCACTACTTTCGGTTCCCCATTCGTGATCCGGAACGGATGCAGATATGGGTAAAGAACGCTAACCGTAAAGAATTTCTGGCTCTACCGAAAGACAAAGTTTGCAACAAGGTCGTGTGTCAGGAACACTTTGAGCGTAAAATGTTCATGAATGAACTGTGTGATCGCCTGACGAAACTGGCTATTCCTCGGTTGATGCCGAAACCGGACGGCACTATATTGAATGTGGAAACGGGGGTAGAATACGATAACCAATCGCTCGAAGATGGGCCATTAGAAGGAACATCTTCGGAGAAAACTACCATAAAAGTAAGAAGATGAGTAAATTtgaaaaatcatttgtttttgtactttaattACTCTTACATTCTCTTTAGATTGAGCAAATACAAATGCAGCATACAGtgcgaagaaataaaattgcaGAGCCCccgatgaagaaaataaaaatactaaaTTCGGAAACGATGATTCGCAACAAATCCGGCACACCGTGTGAAGTGATACGGATTAAAACATCCGAGCCGAAAGGAAAGGAGCGTCTTCTCCAACTGTTGAATAAGAAAGTGAGTTCGATGCACCATAAAACCAAAGCAACGATCATTAGCGACGAAAATGGTGAACCAACGTTTGCTGATGACGGCGATTTGGATGTTTACATTCATGACGAAATACAATGCATAGATGAGCCGGAAGAATCATCGTCTTCTGTGAACGATCAACATGACATTCCGAACTCTTCCACCGTTGAAAGCGTCGTGCTGCCAATTTCCACACCCGTTACGGTGCCCGTCCTCGATCCAGTATTATTGGAAAAAATGGATCAGAACATGCACGAACTGGCGGAACTCAAGAAGCTAGTGGAAGATCTCGCGAATCGTCCGGAACCACAGCCTACGATTGTTCCTGCTGCGGCTGGACCGTCCAAGGTGGTTATGGAAAAGGGTCCGCAGCTTACTAAGGCTCAACTATTTAACAACATTAAACGATACCTCAACCCGACGATGGTGACGCTGCTTCGAATGGAGCTGTTTGCCGGATCTACCGAACGCCAATGGAAAACCGATGAGAAGAGCCTGGCGGTCGATATGATCAATTTAGGCGAGCATGTGTATGATCACTTCAAGGAAGAGTTCCGTTTTCGTTTGCCGTCGAAAAGCGAGGCAAATGAATGGAAGGAATCAGGAGAAATCGATGTCGACGATGCATGTTAGCGGTTGTACGTAATATTTTATGTGACAATATACAGATAcagtataataataatattataatatttgaaagtataatattattatactCCTCTGTATTGGAACGTCAAATTGGAGAAATTACAGTATCGTAGAATTAGACTCGCACGAGGGAGTATGAAATTTACCATAACGCGTCCCTAGAAGTGATCGACCAGAGTGACGGCGCTGAGATTACGTTCGTATCAAATCCCTTGATCATAGAAAATTGCATTGCGCAGAGAGGTACCAAGTGCATAAAATTCGACAACACTGTAAATGCGTCATCATCatggtaaaataaacaaaatgaagtAAATTAGgcaaacacattttatttcttcacatGTAGGATTCTCACAGAACCGTTTCGTGTCGAAATCCAACATTGTATAGATTTTGTTGGTAGCTATTGGTCACGAAGGACGTCGAACTTGTATACTACCTCATGCACGTACAGTGCCCCAGGGTTTAGTACGGCCGATGGGAAGTTGGCATGGTTGATTGCATCGGGAAAATTTTGTGTTTCCAAACAGAATGCACCATGCTTGCAGTATTTCGCTCCACCTTTACCTTGAATCGGAGGATCGGTCACACCTTCAGGTATGACCGGTTCGAGGCGAGTTACGTCATAGTATTCCGGAGCATTAGCCTTTTTTGGGCGAATCTGTTAAAAAGGAAGGATTCTCTATAAAATCATCTTTTGCTAGTACGTATCTGacattacatttttgtttggatCCGGCATAAAGTTGCTGGTGTAAAATTGCACACCCGGCTGGTCGGTGTACATCTCCAGCACTCGCCCACTGTGCGGATGGATAACACGGGCGGTAAAAGTTCGGCCCTGCTCTGTACCTTTGGTGATGCAGAAGTTATCATCGAATCCTTCACCGACGGTTTTCGCCATAGCTGGGCCAAGTTCGCGCGCTATGCGCAAATCATAAGGTGTGCCACCGACGCAGATGAATTTACCACTCGGTATGGAATCGCCATCGGTATCGGTAATCTTATCTGCGTTGATGCTAACAACATGGCGATAGATTTCCTCATGGCCTGTTGACTGTTGGAAAAGACAATTTAGATTCACACTGTAACGATAATTTAATATAGGAAATGGGCTAGAGCCCTTACACTTACATGACCCGCCAAGTTAAAGTACGAGTGGTTGGTTAGATTAATCGGTGTGGGTTTTGTCGACACTGCCTTGAAAAGGGCTTCGAATCGATTGTCCCCCTTTAGTTCGTACCGAACGCTTACCATTACCGCGCCAGGGTATCCTTCGTCGCCATCCGGGGACGTGTGAGTAAGCGTCACCACAGTCCCGTCGACAAACGCATCCCAGTTGTACTTATCGAACCCAACCTTCCCACCATGCAATTGGTGCCGGTTTTCAAAGTTCTTCGTCACCTGGAATTCTTGCCCGTTGAGCGTAAACTTGCCACCGCCAATACGGTTCGCAATGCGCCCGATGGTTGCTCCAAAGTAAGGATTGTTGGGCGTCTGATAACCTTGTACGTCGTCGAAACCGAGCACCACATCGTCTACACGGCCGTTGCGATCTGGGACCTTCATTACCGTGATAATGGCCCCGTATGATATAACCTGCACCGACATACCGTTAGTGTTCCGCCAAGTAAACCGTTTCACCGTCTCGGTAGCACCCGTTTTGGGGTGCTTTACCGT
The Anopheles moucheti chromosome 2, idAnoMoucSN_F20_07, whole genome shotgun sequence genome window above contains:
- the LOC128310436 gene encoding glutathione S-transferase D4-like, producing the protein MDCYFSIVSPPSQGAILVANKLGITLNLKKWITYDPVALYTLFDFKNGREKVEDENRPVRPSTSTDVVQIKDLVVNNLPFASSDRKHQMDLYYHIRSAPCQPVAFLLKHMGLEVNHKVTSIYDPTDFEALKKVNPQHTIPTLVDNGHVVYESYAILIYLAEKYGLDDSLYPKDHAERSVVHQRLFFDSGSFQGSSLQALNQHTRQNPIPEENLAKVKRALEVVEMYLTDAPYVAGQKLTIADFPIFVSVCSLDTITYDLTPYPNVMRWFNTMGTHIPDLETMRAQAKADLEALLAPKNN
- the LOC128310865 gene encoding glutathione S-transferase 1-like, whose translation is MPLDLYYNIISPPCRVVLLFAKWLKLELNLIELDVLKREHCKPEFLKLNPQHYIPTLVDGDVVVWESSAILIYLAEKYGTDETLYPKDIALRAKVNQRLFYDIGTLMRSVTTYYHPILMGGEGKLEDFKKIQDAVGVLDSFLRGSHWTAGDHITVADFAIAVTVAALDGLLNFDFTVYPNVHRWYERCKRELVGYTEITKEATQKTQTFLERFRAMRAGEQEQLCNEQQPQSRVQQQPKDDQRNNAQQNQHYTELQTPPKPRARECPKAVAPIATPPVDEAKSDESSQMSTGD
- the LOC128298403 gene encoding glutathione S-transferase 1-1-like; its protein translation is MDFYHLPLSAPCQSVRLTAKALGLHLNLKELDLMSGEHLKPEFLKINPQHVIPTLVDNDFVLWESRAILTYLCEKYGKNDALYPKDPKKRALVNQRLYFDMGTLYQRFSKAFYPVMMEGKELNSEDVVKLEEALEFLEIFLDKTAFAAGDKLTVADLSLLASITTIHVACEYDFSKYANIQRWYAQLKESVAGYHDICFEGATLFRATFNADKK
- the LOC128298404 gene encoding glutathione S-transferase 1-1-like, with amino-acid sequence MDFYHLPMSVPCQSVRLTAKALGLHLNLKELDLMRGEHLKPEFLKINPHHVIPTLVDNDFVLWESRAIMTYLCEKYGKNDALYPKDPKKRALVNQRLYFDMGTLYQRFSKALYPVMMEGKELSAEDAVKLEEALEFLEIFLDKTAFAAGDKLTVADLSLLASITTIHVACEYDFSKYTNIQRWYAQLKESVAGYHEICFESATLSRATFNANKK
- the LOC128298402 gene encoding uncharacterized protein LOC128298402; translated protein: MGGCRCTFRECGNATSIRKELHYFRFPIRDPERMQIWVKNANRKEFLALPKDKVCNKVVCQEHFERKMFMNELCDRLTKLAIPRLMPKPDGTILNVETGVEYDNQSLEDGPLEGTSSEKTTIKIEQIQMQHTVRRNKIAEPPMKKIKILNSETMIRNKSGTPCEVIRIKTSEPKGKERLLQLLNKKVSSMHHKTKATIISDENGEPTFADDGDLDVYIHDEIQCIDEPEESSSSVNDQHDIPNSSTVESVVLPISTPVTVPVLDPVLLEKMDQNMHELAELKKLVEDLANRPEPQPTIVPAAAGPSKVVMEKGPQLTKAQLFNNIKRYLNPTMVTLLRMELFAGSTERQWKTDEKSLAVDMINLGEHVYDHFKEEFRFRLPSKSEANEWKESGEIDVDDAC
- the LOC128303446 gene encoding galactose mutarotase isoform X1, with product MSATEDLTGSSPDNSQLSGASVTIKSIDSVAEQRGSQTESYEMVDTGRSEPVTLTVDGFGTVKHPKTGATETVKRFTWRNTNGMSVQVISYGAIITVMKVPDRNGRVDDVVLGFDDVQGYQTPNNPYFGATIGRIANRIGGGKFTLNGQEFQVTKNFENRHQLHGGKVGFDKYNWDAFVDGTVVTLTHTSPDGDEGYPGAVMVSVRYELKGDNRFEALFKAVSTKPTPINLTNHSYFNLAGHSTGHEEIYRHVVSINADKITDTDGDSIPSGKFICVGGTPYDLRIARELGPAMAKTVGEGFDDNFCITKGTEQGRTFTARVIHPHSGRVLEMYTDQPGVQFYTSNFMPDPNKNIRPKKANAPEYYDVTRLEPVIPEGVTDPPIQGKGGAKYCKHGAFCLETQNFPDAINHANFPSAVLNPGALYVHEVVYKFDVLRDQ
- the LOC128303446 gene encoding galactose mutarotase isoform X2; the protein is MSATEDLTGSSPDNSQLSGASVTIKSIDSVAEQRGSQTESYEMVDTGRSEPVTLTVDGFGTVKHPKTGATETVKRFTWRNTNGMSVQVISYGAIITVMKVPDRNGRVDDVVLGFDDVQGYQTPNNPYFGATIGRIANRIGGGKFTLNGQEFQVTKNFENRHQLHGGKVGFDKYNWDAFVDGTVVTLTHTSPDGDEGYPGAVMVSVRYELKGDNRFEALFKAVSTKPTPINLTNHSYFNLAGHSTGHEEIYRHVVSINADKITDTDGDSIPSGKFICVGGTPYDLRIARELGPAMAKTVGEGFDDNFCITKGTEQGRTFTARVIHPHSGRVLEMYTDQPGVQFYTSNFMPDPNKNDPPIQGKGGAKYCKHGAFCLETQNFPDAINHANFPSAVLNPGALYVHEVVYKFDVLRDQ